A single genomic interval of Vibrio maritimus harbors:
- a CDS encoding 5-deoxy-glucuronate isomerase encodes MGKHIPPYDNKNEPIVGINDAVTPLCYFNQVCLTQGGTFSHEVEGYESVIVLAGGTCSVSVINGDDTQVFDNIGKRASVWDGNPEAVYVPLGYTAQIECVSENADIMIAGGKFEVSLEPFCVREENVDIVQYGSDDTKTHRKIKHVLGQSNSDKRGRLLVSELFTVGAGGWSGFPPHKHDEDRVKEDGSRETLYEEVYQFRFNPDFGFGAQFLYEHEDDHGPVYHVKTGSVIAIDKGYHPSVAAPGYEMYYFTIIVGKTDKSLIQHFDPHHEYQVNTIPGIKDMIAKFK; translated from the coding sequence ATGGGTAAACACATACCACCCTACGATAATAAAAATGAGCCCATTGTAGGTATTAATGACGCAGTGACACCTCTGTGTTATTTCAACCAAGTTTGTCTGACTCAAGGCGGAACGTTCAGCCACGAAGTTGAAGGCTATGAGTCTGTGATAGTTCTAGCGGGCGGTACTTGTAGCGTGTCGGTGATCAATGGCGATGACACACAAGTATTCGACAACATCGGTAAGCGAGCCTCTGTATGGGACGGTAACCCAGAAGCGGTTTACGTTCCGCTAGGTTATACAGCACAAATAGAATGTGTGAGCGAAAATGCCGACATCATGATCGCTGGCGGTAAGTTTGAAGTTTCTCTAGAACCATTCTGTGTGCGCGAAGAGAACGTCGATATTGTTCAGTACGGTTCTGATGACACCAAAACACACCGTAAGATCAAGCATGTTCTTGGTCAGTCTAACTCGGACAAACGCGGCCGTTTGCTCGTCAGTGAGCTGTTTACCGTTGGCGCGGGTGGCTGGTCAGGTTTTCCACCACACAAGCATGATGAAGACCGAGTGAAAGAAGATGGCAGCCGTGAAACGCTATACGAAGAAGTGTATCAGTTCCGTTTCAACCCAGATTTCGGCTTTGGCGCACAGTTCCTGTATGAGCACGAAGATGACCATGGTCCGGTCTATCACGTAAAAACAGGGTCAGTGATTGCAATCGACAAAGGTTATCACCCAAGTGTGGCAGCGCCTGGCTATGAGATGTATTACTTCACCATCATCGTTGGCAAAACAGACAAGTCTTTGATCCAACATTTTGACCCACACCATGAGTATCAAGTAAATACCATTCCTGGTATCAAAGATATGATTGCGAAATTCAAATAG
- a CDS encoding class II fructose-bisphosphate aldolase, with protein MLVNLNDLLPDAAASDYSVPCFNVFGYEDARAVVEAAEEVGKAVILACNKDVVDFYGVETAAAMFLNLAHNSSVPVCLHLDHTYEEDIVYRALKAGFSSVMFDGSQLTLEENIARTKKVVDVAHALGASVEGEIGSVPYEEGRDHIKSIYTEPEDAARFAEESGVDCVAISVGNIHRLTEPTCTIDFGRLDRIASEVSVPLVIHGSSGIRDEDMLKLKQSRVSKFNIGTCLRQALGHNLRGYMNDEPQKFDRIYFMQKAMPYVKQEAIRNFELLS; from the coding sequence ATGTTAGTTAATCTTAATGATCTATTACCCGATGCAGCGGCCTCTGATTATTCCGTACCATGCTTTAATGTTTTTGGTTACGAAGACGCAAGAGCGGTAGTTGAGGCAGCGGAAGAGGTTGGTAAGGCCGTTATCCTTGCTTGCAACAAAGATGTTGTGGATTTTTATGGCGTTGAGACTGCAGCAGCTATGTTCCTAAACCTTGCTCACAACAGCAGTGTCCCTGTTTGCTTGCACCTGGACCATACTTATGAAGAGGACATTGTTTATCGTGCGCTTAAAGCCGGTTTCAGCTCCGTGATGTTCGATGGCTCCCAGTTAACGCTGGAAGAGAATATCGCTCGTACTAAGAAAGTGGTCGACGTTGCACATGCGTTAGGCGCATCGGTTGAGGGTGAAATTGGTTCGGTACCTTATGAAGAAGGGCGTGACCATATTAAGTCTATTTATACCGAGCCAGAAGATGCTGCGCGTTTTGCTGAGGAAAGCGGGGTTGATTGTGTGGCCATTTCAGTTGGCAATATTCACCGCCTGACGGAGCCAACCTGTACGATTGATTTTGGTCGTTTGGACCGCATCGCGAGCGAAGTTAGCGTGCCCCTTGTTATTCATGGTAGCAGCGGAATTCGTGACGAAGATATGCTCAAACTAAAACAGAGCCGCGTATCTAAGTTCAATATCGGCACCTGTTTGCGTCAAGCATTGGGTCACAATTTACGTGGTTATATGAATGATGAACCGCAAAAATTTGATCGAATCTACTTTATGCAGAAGGCAATGCCCTATGTTAAGCAAGAAGCGATTCGCAACTTTGAGTTATTATCTTAA
- the iolC gene encoding 5-dehydro-2-deoxygluconokinase codes for MTKIAFQHDRPLDAIVLGRAGVDLYARESKTDMADISGFNKFVGGSAANIAVAVSKLGGKVGFIGCVADDAFGGYVKGYMSEQGINLDGMMTDDSGSRTSVAFTEMKPSDCTVLIYRNNASDLTIKPEQVDPEYIASSKVLVVTGTALSESPSREATLLAMQHARRSNTLVVLDVDYRPYSWRTDTDASIYYGIASSLSDIVIGNREEFDMMETVIAPGNKDDDATAERFMRDNTQIVVIKAGEFGSKVYCRDGSKFQQGIFRVEVNKPFGSGDSFAGGLIWTLVNGGTLQEGVRNGSAAAAINVSGDSCTEAMPTKEQLFDFIETRNQGV; via the coding sequence ATGACAAAAATTGCATTTCAACATGACAGACCGTTGGATGCCATCGTTTTAGGACGCGCGGGTGTGGACTTATACGCCCGCGAATCAAAAACCGATATGGCGGACATTTCGGGCTTCAACAAGTTTGTTGGTGGCTCTGCTGCCAACATTGCGGTCGCAGTGAGCAAGCTGGGTGGCAAAGTAGGTTTTATTGGCTGCGTCGCTGATGATGCGTTTGGCGGCTATGTCAAAGGTTACATGTCAGAGCAAGGAATAAACCTCGATGGCATGATGACGGACGATTCAGGCTCTCGTACTTCTGTCGCGTTTACAGAGATGAAGCCAAGCGACTGCACGGTCCTTATCTATCGCAATAACGCTTCGGATCTGACGATCAAGCCAGAGCAGGTGGATCCTGAGTACATTGCGAGCTCTAAAGTACTGGTGGTTACCGGTACTGCGCTCTCAGAAAGCCCAAGCCGTGAAGCGACGCTTTTGGCGATGCAACACGCTCGTCGTAGCAATACGCTCGTAGTGCTGGATGTCGATTATCGCCCTTACTCATGGCGCACCGATACTGACGCTTCGATTTATTACGGCATTGCATCGAGTCTGTCTGACATCGTGATTGGTAATCGCGAAGAGTTTGACATGATGGAAACCGTGATTGCACCGGGTAATAAAGACGACGACGCCACAGCAGAACGCTTTATGCGTGACAACACGCAGATTGTTGTGATTAAGGCGGGCGAGTTTGGCTCAAAAGTCTACTGCCGTGATGGTTCGAAGTTCCAACAAGGCATCTTCCGTGTGGAAGTGAACAAGCCATTTGGTTCTGGTGACTCGTTTGCAGGTGGCTTGATTTGGACACTAGTGAATGGTGGCACCCTGCAAGAAGGCGTCAGAAACGGCTCTGCAGCAGCGGCGATAAACGTGAGTGGCGATAGCTGCACTGAAGCTATGCCAACCAAAGAGCAGCTTTTCGATTTTATTGAGACAAGAAACCAAGGTGTTTGA